A genomic window from Microbacterium sp. H1-D42 includes:
- the fdxA gene encoding ferredoxin gives MTYVIALPCVDVKDRACVDECPVDCIYEGERMLYIHPDECVDCGACEPVCPVEAIYYEDDLPEEWSDYYKANVEFFNEIGSPGGAAKVGVYDFDHPVVSVLPPQGE, from the coding sequence GTGACGTACGTGATCGCCCTTCCCTGTGTCGATGTCAAGGACCGCGCCTGCGTCGACGAATGTCCCGTGGACTGCATCTACGAGGGTGAGCGGATGCTGTACATCCACCCCGACGAGTGCGTGGACTGCGGTGCCTGCGAGCCGGTCTGCCCTGTGGAGGCGATCTACTACGAGGACGACCTCCCCGAGGAATGGTCGGACTACTACAAGGCCAACGTCGAGTTCTTCAATGAGATCGGCTCGCCCGGCGGCGCCGCGAAGGTCGGCGTGTACGACTTCGACCACCCCGTCGTCTCCGTCTTGCCCCCGCAGGGGGAGTAG
- a CDS encoding AzlD domain-containing protein: MSVWSAVLLAACICVALKAFGYLIPAHLLEAPRPARISDLLTVALLGALVAVQTLGAGQAVVVDARVPAVLVAAGLLWMRQSFLVVVVAAAAVAALLRLVGWAV; encoded by the coding sequence GTGAGCGTGTGGAGTGCGGTGCTGCTGGCCGCGTGCATCTGCGTGGCGCTGAAGGCGTTCGGGTACCTGATCCCCGCGCACCTGCTCGAGGCGCCGCGCCCTGCCCGGATCTCCGATCTGCTCACGGTCGCGCTGCTGGGAGCGCTGGTCGCGGTGCAGACATTGGGTGCGGGGCAGGCGGTGGTGGTGGATGCCCGAGTGCCGGCGGTCCTCGTCGCCGCCGGTCTGCTGTGGATGCGGCAGTCGTTCCTCGTCGTGGTCGTGGCGGCTGCCGCCGTCGCTGCGCTGCTGCGGCTCGTCGGCTGGGCCGTCTGA
- a CDS encoding histidinol dehydrogenase: MRSILTRGLSWLAAALVGAVYGIAATIAHSFMLGPVPVGLIVGAIGCAALLIALRALTGDRWAALAAGLGMMVLILVISQRGPGGSIVVPDTPLGNIWMYVASGIVLLVVAWPDMARLRALSQPPVPPQASGTPPRETGTAEGS; this comes from the coding sequence GTGCGCAGCATCCTCACCCGCGGCCTGTCCTGGCTCGCCGCCGCCCTCGTCGGTGCCGTCTACGGCATCGCGGCCACCATCGCACACAGCTTCATGCTGGGACCTGTGCCCGTCGGGCTGATCGTCGGCGCCATCGGCTGTGCGGCACTGCTCATCGCATTGCGCGCGCTGACCGGTGATCGATGGGCCGCCCTGGCTGCGGGGCTCGGCATGATGGTGCTCATCCTGGTCATCTCGCAGCGCGGACCCGGCGGGTCGATCGTGGTGCCCGACACTCCGCTCGGCAACATCTGGATGTATGTCGCCTCCGGCATCGTGCTGCTCGTGGTCGCGTGGCCGGACATGGCCAGGCTCCGAGCGCTGTCACAGCCGCCCGTGCCCCCGCAGGCGTCCGGCACCCCGCCCCGAGAGACCGGCACTGCTGAGGGGTCGTAG